A portion of the Paenibacillus sp. PvR098 genome contains these proteins:
- the fsa gene encoding fructose-6-phosphate aldolase: MKLFIDTANVEEIRKAHELGVIAGVTTNPTLIAKEGRDFFETVKEIISIVGNLPISAEVISLKADEMVEQGKKLAALGESIVVKVPMTEEGLKATKRFTELGIKTNVTLIFSSPQALLAARAGATYVSPFVGRLDDINQVGMNLIKEISQIFQVHNISSEIITASVRTTTHVIDAALIGADIATVPFKIIQQMAKHPLTDAGIERFLKDWEGAKQTSF; encoded by the coding sequence ATGAAGCTGTTTATTGATACCGCGAATGTGGAAGAGATCCGTAAAGCTCATGAACTCGGCGTCATCGCCGGTGTAACGACGAATCCTACGCTTATTGCCAAGGAAGGCAGAGATTTCTTTGAAACGGTTAAAGAAATTATTTCCATTGTTGGAAATCTCCCAATCAGCGCAGAAGTCATCAGTCTTAAAGCGGACGAAATGGTAGAGCAGGGAAAGAAGCTTGCGGCGCTCGGCGAAAGTATTGTTGTTAAAGTGCCGATGACGGAAGAGGGCTTGAAAGCAACCAAGCGTTTTACCGAGCTTGGCATCAAAACGAACGTAACGCTCATCTTCAGCTCTCCACAAGCCTTGTTAGCCGCACGAGCCGGGGCTACTTATGTATCTCCATTTGTCGGACGACTGGATGATATCAATCAGGTCGGTATGAATTTGATTAAGGAGATCAGCCAAATATTTCAAGTACATAACATCTCTTCCGAAATCATTACAGCCAGCGTTCGTACGACAACGCATGTCATCGATGCTGCGCTTATTGGTGCGGACATTGCGACAGTGCCTTTTAAAATCATTCAGCAGATGGCCAAGCACCCGTTGACGGATGCCGGAATTGAGCGGTTCCTGAAAGATTGGGAAGGCGCCAAGCAAACGTCGTTTTAA
- a CDS encoding DUF624 domain-containing protein, with product MEFRGIMGGFYRISEWIMRLSVINVLWVICAIPFFLFGLMLLQSQTSDQLVQTLFLMALVSPFTIFPSTAAMFTVTRKWLTGDEDAPLFKTFFRGYKENFLQSMLGGFIYMLIGVILYTNFRFYGNQTGIFGVLRFLVLSLTVILSISMFHFFSILTHLHMKLLQIVKNSLLITIGNPVRSLSMIVLNTVIMYVSFTMFTFLIPFFMGSLIAIVSFWHFNLIFGKLQEKQQELAANETEKAESLQQDPEEKQDGQGEESKR from the coding sequence TTGGAATTTCGCGGAATTATGGGCGGATTTTACCGTATCTCCGAATGGATCATGCGTCTTTCGGTTATTAACGTTCTGTGGGTGATATGCGCGATACCGTTCTTCTTATTCGGACTTATGCTTCTGCAGTCGCAGACAAGCGATCAGTTAGTGCAAACGCTTTTTCTCATGGCGCTTGTTTCGCCCTTTACGATTTTTCCATCTACGGCAGCGATGTTCACGGTAACTCGGAAGTGGTTGACAGGTGACGAGGATGCGCCGCTATTTAAAACGTTCTTCCGTGGTTACAAAGAAAATTTCTTGCAAAGCATGCTTGGTGGATTCATTTATATGCTGATTGGCGTTATACTGTACACCAACTTCCGGTTTTACGGCAATCAGACCGGAATCTTTGGAGTTTTACGCTTTCTCGTGTTGTCCCTTACCGTGATACTGTCTATTTCAATGTTTCATTTCTTTTCGATTTTGACGCATTTACACATGAAATTGCTGCAAATCGTCAAAAATTCGCTTCTTATTACGATCGGTAATCCGGTTCGTTCGCTTTCTATGATTGTTTTGAATACCGTCATTATGTATGTCAGCTTTACGATGTTCACATTTTTGATACCGTTTTTCATGGGCAGCTTAATCGCCATTGTGTCCTTCTGGCATTTCAATCTGATTTTTGGGAAACTGCAGGAGAAACAGCAGGAGCTTGCCGCTAATGAGACGGAAAAGGCCGAATCGCTACAGCAAGATCCGGAAGAAAAGCAGGATGGCCAGGGAGAGGAAAGCAAGCGTTAA
- a CDS encoding DEAD/DEAH box helicase codes for MKTFSEFGLEPKVLRAITEMGFEESTPIQEQAIPVAMEGRDLIGQAQTGTGKTAAFGIPLVNKIDVKEDRIVALIMCPTRELAIQVAEEIEKLGRFKGIRSLPIYGGQDIVKQIRALRKKPQIIIGTPGRLLDHINRKTIRLDDVQTVVLDEADEMLDMGFMDDIQAILKMVPEERNTMLFSATMPTNIRKLADQFLKNPEHVSVIPKQVSAPLIEQAYIEVHERQKFEALCRLIDMEAPDLAIIFGRTKRRVDELSEALQKRGYTAEGLHGDLSQNQRDNVMRKFRDGSIDVLVATDVAARGLDVSGVTHVINFDLPQDPESYVHRIGRTGRAGKEGVAYTFVTPREIDHLYFIEKITRHRITRKPVPSLAEAIEGKQKLTAERVLEVLQQEEHNEYKGLAISLLEQHDSVHLLAAALKLLTGEKKDVNIELTPEDPLRAKKRRPDVRSSGRKPAGPYGTAGGARRNDRPYDRDRNGRGRREGGSYRDGGGSRENRGRSEGRDQKSGYSRPSNRSNEGTLV; via the coding sequence TTGAAAACATTTAGTGAATTCGGCTTAGAGCCAAAGGTGCTGCGTGCCATTACGGAAATGGGCTTTGAGGAGTCGACACCGATCCAAGAGCAAGCCATTCCAGTAGCAATGGAGGGCCGCGATCTGATTGGCCAAGCTCAAACGGGAACAGGAAAAACCGCGGCATTCGGTATTCCGCTCGTGAACAAAATTGATGTGAAGGAAGACCGTATCGTAGCGCTCATCATGTGCCCAACCCGTGAGCTCGCGATCCAAGTAGCGGAAGAAATCGAGAAGCTGGGACGCTTCAAAGGGATTCGCTCGCTTCCAATTTACGGCGGTCAAGATATCGTAAAGCAAATCCGTGCACTTCGTAAAAAGCCGCAAATCATCATCGGTACGCCGGGACGATTGCTTGATCATATCAATCGTAAAACCATTAGATTGGACGACGTACAAACAGTTGTTTTGGACGAAGCGGATGAAATGCTTGATATGGGCTTCATGGATGACATCCAAGCCATCCTCAAAATGGTTCCGGAAGAGCGCAACACTATGCTGTTCTCCGCGACAATGCCGACTAATATCCGTAAGCTAGCTGATCAGTTCCTTAAGAACCCGGAGCACGTTTCGGTTATTCCGAAGCAAGTGAGTGCACCGTTGATCGAACAAGCGTACATCGAGGTGCATGAGCGTCAGAAATTCGAAGCGCTTTGCCGCTTGATTGATATGGAAGCACCGGATCTCGCGATCATCTTCGGCCGCACTAAGCGCCGTGTTGACGAGCTCTCCGAAGCACTGCAAAAGCGCGGATATACGGCTGAAGGACTTCATGGCGACTTGTCCCAAAACCAGCGTGACAATGTTATGCGTAAGTTCCGTGATGGCAGCATCGACGTTCTGGTCGCAACGGATGTAGCAGCTCGGGGCTTGGACGTATCCGGCGTGACGCATGTTATCAACTTTGACCTGCCGCAGGATCCGGAAAGCTACGTACACCGTATCGGCCGTACCGGACGTGCGGGCAAGGAAGGCGTTGCTTACACGTTCGTCACTCCGCGTGAGATCGACCACCTGTACTTCATTGAGAAGATTACACGTCACCGCATTACCCGCAAGCCAGTGCCAAGTTTGGCTGAGGCGATCGAAGGTAAGCAAAAGTTGACGGCAGAGCGCGTGCTTGAAGTTTTGCAGCAGGAAGAGCACAACGAATACAAAGGCCTTGCGATTTCCCTCCTGGAGCAGCATGACTCTGTACATTTGCTCGCAGCAGCGTTAAAGCTGTTGACCGGAGAGAAGAAGGATGTCAACATTGAGCTGACTCCGGAAGATCCGCTTCGCGCCAAGAAGAGAAGACCAGATGTGCGTAGCAGCGGCCGCAAACCGGCAGGTCCTTACGGAACAGCTGGCGGTGCCCGTCGGAACGACAGACCTTACGATCGCGACCGGAATGGACGTGGACGTCGTGAAGGCGGAAGCTATCGCGATGGCGGCGGCTCCCGTGAAAATCGTGGACGTTCGGAAGGTCGTGACCAAAAAAGCGGGTATTCTCGCCCTTCCAATCGGTCGAACGAAGGAACTTTGGTATAA
- a CDS encoding DUF4178 domain-containing protein yields the protein MSIWKRVGSIIKSSKQMPEAKPSNPFEDTQVGDIVNVDLEEYIVSGKAVYFDRGFPPHRFAYYLQNGKHISCLLVEKGRTYECFICEFVEGSLDDPNDVPTQLDIGGKSVFELEHQRSDTVRTEGNTDFRANDQVLFWRYFGTENRYFFLQWQDGKYVAMEGMPTPGSQIQFLKGSK from the coding sequence ATGTCCATATGGAAAAGAGTAGGTTCGATCATAAAAAGCAGCAAGCAAATGCCTGAAGCGAAACCGTCCAACCCTTTTGAGGATACCCAAGTGGGGGACATTGTAAACGTAGATTTGGAGGAATATATTGTTTCCGGTAAAGCCGTCTATTTTGACAGAGGATTTCCGCCGCACCGGTTCGCTTATTATTTACAAAACGGAAAGCATATTTCCTGTCTACTTGTGGAAAAAGGCAGAACGTACGAATGCTTTATCTGCGAATTTGTGGAGGGCTCACTCGACGATCCGAACGACGTTCCTACCCAGCTTGACATTGGCGGCAAATCTGTCTTCGAATTGGAGCATCAGCGCAGCGATACGGTGAGAACCGAAGGTAACACGGATTTCCGGGCAAACGATCAAGTCTTGTTCTGGCGTTATTTCGGCACAGAGAATCGTTATTTTTTCCTCCAATGGCAGGACGGTAAATACGTTGCTATGGAAGGAATGCCTACTCCGGGCAGCCAAATTCAATTCTTAAAAGGTTCTAAGTAA
- a CDS encoding DUF4247 domain-containing protein, with protein sequence MHRMVKWLAIVLVFALLAGCGDASNYIKENYSLIDVQGQGKDTSKIYSVFGKDVPTVAKELAENEPPSEISKEAEDQMFLVYDNKIINVQKDPESENSTLVQLDSIEYAKDHYDSSFLQGYVTATLLQSLFGGGWSGGGGNYRGYTSTKRYEDYGKHQSAPAPSHTATPVPSSTERKGTFTTSPSSSSASKSSGQSIRRNDGSTKNYKAPRSIGSKPSTSKRSGSFKRR encoded by the coding sequence ATGCACAGAATGGTTAAATGGCTTGCCATCGTACTGGTATTCGCATTACTGGCCGGTTGCGGAGACGCGAGCAATTATATAAAAGAAAACTATTCCTTAATCGATGTCCAGGGCCAAGGAAAGGACACATCTAAAATTTACTCTGTCTTTGGTAAAGATGTTCCTACCGTCGCCAAAGAGCTGGCCGAGAATGAACCCCCCTCTGAAATAAGCAAAGAGGCTGAAGACCAAATGTTCTTGGTTTATGATAACAAGATCATTAACGTCCAGAAAGATCCGGAGAGCGAGAACTCCACGCTGGTGCAGCTGGATTCGATCGAATATGCGAAGGATCATTATGATTCCTCCTTCCTTCAAGGCTATGTAACCGCTACCCTGCTGCAATCGTTGTTTGGCGGCGGATGGTCAGGAGGCGGAGGCAATTATAGAGGCTACACTTCTACCAAAAGATATGAAGATTACGGCAAACATCAGAGTGCTCCGGCGCCTTCCCATACGGCAACTCCTGTGCCTTCGTCAACTGAGCGTAAAGGAACCTTTACAACATCACCGTCGAGTTCGTCGGCTTCCAAAAGCAGCGGTCAGTCCATAAGACGCAATGACGGTTCGACGAAGAATTATAAAGCTCCCCGAAGCATCGGATCCAAACCGAGCACAAGCAAGCGCTCCGGTTCCTTCAAGCGAAGATAG
- a CDS encoding YitT family protein: MPFFQRSLMGSVLICVLGSALIAASFNLFLIPHQLLSGGVSGISMIVGYFTGLPISLLFFVFNLPMLIWGLLSIGRKYIILSVISVILTTWFMNIIPVAEVSSDLIMSSVTGGVLVGMGSGLSMWAGGSTGGFDILGSILTRKRDFPLGTFLFGLNGLVILALGYFKNDWDLALYSMLSIFITGKMIDTIHIRHLKVTVFIVTRKKDLLLKKMKKLQRGVTVINTEGSYTNDPQHMLMTVTSRYELYDLQSLIRQWDPQAFVNITETVSVMGLFRR, encoded by the coding sequence ATGCCTTTTTTCCAACGTTCTCTTATGGGCTCCGTACTCATATGTGTATTGGGCTCTGCCTTGATCGCAGCCAGCTTTAATCTGTTCTTAATCCCGCATCAGCTGCTAAGCGGCGGTGTGTCAGGGATTTCAATGATCGTAGGCTATTTTACGGGGCTCCCTATCTCCCTCCTGTTTTTTGTTTTTAATTTGCCTATGCTCATTTGGGGTCTGCTCTCCATCGGCCGCAAATATATCATCCTTAGCGTAATCTCAGTCATCCTGACCACTTGGTTCATGAATATCATTCCGGTTGCGGAGGTCAGCAGTGATTTAATCATGTCGTCGGTCACCGGAGGTGTTCTTGTTGGCATGGGTTCGGGATTGTCCATGTGGGCAGGCGGATCTACTGGCGGCTTCGATATTTTGGGTTCTATCCTGACGCGCAAACGTGATTTTCCCCTGGGAACCTTTTTGTTCGGGCTGAACGGCTTGGTCATCTTGGCTCTTGGTTACTTCAAGAACGACTGGGATCTTGCTCTTTATTCCATGCTGTCGATATTTATCACCGGAAAAATGATCGACACGATTCATATCCGCCATCTAAAGGTAACCGTGTTCATCGTAACCCGCAAAAAGGATCTGCTGCTGAAAAAAATGAAAAAGCTCCAGAGAGGCGTTACCGTGATCAATACCGAGGGGTCATATACAAATGACCCTCAGCATATGCTTATGACGGTCACGTCCCGTTATGAATTGTACGATCTTCAAAGCCTGATCCGGCAGTGGGATCCTCAAGCATTCGTCAACATTACGGAAACGGTGAGTGTAATGGGGCTTTTCCGGCGCTAA
- the tatA gene encoding twin-arginine translocase TatA/TatE family subunit, whose protein sequence is MGALSPMHILLIALVALLLFGPNKLPELGRGFGRMFREFKDATNGNEGNANEVPRDMNPAKKELAPSNEKPSAH, encoded by the coding sequence ATGGGCGCTTTGTCCCCCATGCATATTCTTTTGATTGCTCTTGTTGCTCTGCTCCTGTTCGGACCGAACAAGCTTCCTGAGCTCGGGCGCGGTTTCGGCCGCATGTTTCGAGAATTTAAAGACGCTACGAACGGAAACGAAGGGAACGCAAATGAGGTCCCGCGCGATATGAATCCCGCAAAAAAAGAGTTGGCCCCATCTAACGAAAAACCATCTGCCCACTAG
- a CDS encoding MFS transporter: protein MKEQLWTLRGLNFSYYATSAVLMPFLPIYFEGRGYSSSQIGLLMMIGPFVTIFAQPMWGYLSDRYQTLKLIIFGLWGMTVLSSIGIFTTTSYSFALLFMLLLYFFMLSSTPLLDTISIKSAVQAGVSYGSIRLWGSVGFTLLAVSSGFILQALGGLQNIPYLYWSIWLLPLLLLLFLKDERSAAPRVSLRSFTSLFRNVHFLWFLLLVFLLTIPHRMNDVMFVLYLKDLGATNTMAGWAWAFAAASEIPTFALLGRYMHRFHELALLGIVAVLYTVRWLAYGWITDPFTLMFLQATHSITFAVFWIVAVQYVARLVPQELQSTGQSMLSMVFLGLSGITGGFIGGWIKDEWGGAYMYIFGAGMTCIAAVLLLGTHVYQHKKNHLA from the coding sequence ATGAAGGAACAACTTTGGACACTGCGGGGACTTAATTTTTCATACTATGCGACAAGCGCAGTGCTTATGCCCTTTTTGCCCATTTACTTCGAGGGCAGGGGCTACTCATCATCACAAATCGGACTGCTGATGATGATCGGGCCGTTCGTGACGATCTTCGCCCAACCGATGTGGGGCTACTTGAGTGACCGCTATCAGACGTTGAAGCTGATCATCTTCGGTCTTTGGGGGATGACGGTACTGTCCAGCATAGGGATTTTTACGACGACCAGCTATTCTTTCGCTTTGTTGTTTATGCTGCTGCTCTACTTTTTCATGCTTTCGTCGACTCCGCTGCTCGATACGATATCCATCAAATCGGCGGTACAAGCGGGGGTCAGCTATGGCTCGATCCGATTGTGGGGCTCCGTCGGGTTCACCCTGCTGGCCGTCTCAAGCGGATTCATCCTGCAGGCGCTCGGGGGTCTTCAAAACATTCCTTACCTGTACTGGAGCATATGGCTGCTGCCTTTGCTGCTGCTGCTCTTTTTGAAGGATGAACGAAGCGCTGCACCGCGGGTGTCGCTCCGTTCCTTCACGAGCTTGTTTCGAAACGTCCATTTTCTTTGGTTTCTGCTGCTCGTGTTCCTGCTTACCATTCCGCACCGGATGAACGACGTTATGTTCGTGCTTTATCTTAAAGATCTGGGCGCTACGAATACGATGGCCGGTTGGGCATGGGCCTTCGCTGCGGCCAGTGAAATCCCGACCTTTGCGCTGCTCGGCCGGTATATGCACAGGTTTCATGAGCTGGCGCTCCTGGGGATTGTGGCGGTGCTCTATACGGTACGTTGGCTGGCCTATGGCTGGATTACGGATCCGTTCACGCTAATGTTCCTTCAGGCGACGCACTCGATTACCTTTGCTGTGTTCTGGATTGTAGCGGTACAATATGTTGCTCGGCTTGTTCCTCAGGAGCTGCAGTCTACAGGACAATCCATGCTGTCCATGGTCTTTCTCGGGTTGTCCGGTATCACCGGGGGATTCATCGGTGGTTGGATCAAGGACGAATGGGGCGGGGCCTACATGTATATTTTTGGAGCAGGAATGACTTGTATAGCCGCGGTTTTACTGCTGGGCACTCATGTATATCAACACAAAAAAAACCATCTGGCCTAG
- a CDS encoding uracil-DNA glycosylase: MGAILKNDWADLLGEEFQEAYFIGLEQFLKQEYGLHTVYPIMHDIFNALHYTSYADTKVVILGQDPYHGPGQAHGLSFSVKPGMPAPPSLQNMFKELKSDLGYTIPDNGYLVRWAEQGVLLLNTVLTVRAGEANSHKGKGWESFTDRVIRLLNQREEPVVFILWGSHAQKKMELITEGRHCILRSVHPSPLSAHRGFFGSRPFSSANAFLQSIGNPPIDWQIPNIGMRSGAASG, encoded by the coding sequence ATGGGCGCAATACTGAAAAACGATTGGGCAGACTTGCTCGGCGAGGAATTTCAGGAGGCCTACTTTATCGGGCTGGAGCAGTTTTTAAAGCAGGAATATGGCTTGCATACGGTGTATCCGATTATGCATGATATTTTTAATGCGCTTCATTATACATCCTACGCAGATACGAAGGTCGTCATTTTGGGACAAGATCCTTACCACGGCCCAGGACAGGCTCATGGGCTTAGCTTCTCCGTCAAGCCCGGCATGCCTGCGCCTCCGTCTCTTCAGAATATGTTTAAGGAACTAAAAAGCGATCTGGGCTACACGATCCCGGATAACGGTTATTTGGTTCGCTGGGCGGAGCAGGGGGTGCTGCTGCTTAACACGGTGCTGACCGTACGGGCAGGAGAGGCGAATTCGCATAAAGGAAAAGGCTGGGAGTCCTTTACAGACCGGGTCATTCGCCTTCTAAACCAGAGGGAGGAGCCGGTGGTATTTATTTTGTGGGGAAGCCATGCCCAGAAAAAAATGGAGCTGATCACAGAAGGTCGCCACTGCATTCTTCGCTCTGTACATCCGAGTCCATTATCTGCACACCGAGGTTTTTTTGGGAGCAGACCGTTTTCAAGCGCCAATGCTTTTCTTCAAAGCATCGGAAACCCGCCCATCGATTGGCAAATTCCGAATATCGGAATGAGGAGCGGGGCAGCCAGCGGGTAG
- a CDS encoding DUF3906 family protein — MFIYKMEVELKEQPIHLVVMAENDEQAFDGLEELLVRHFVRTPEVLEASIIEKKRAVKGAGYVIESTRS, encoded by the coding sequence ATGTTTATTTACAAAATGGAAGTCGAGTTAAAAGAGCAACCGATTCATCTCGTCGTGATGGCAGAAAACGATGAGCAGGCGTTCGACGGGTTAGAGGAGCTGCTTGTGCGCCATTTTGTACGCACTCCGGAAGTGCTTGAAGCCAGCATTATAGAGAAAAAGAGAGCGGTCAAAGGTGCCGGATATGTCATCGAGAGCACACGCAGCTAA
- a CDS encoding peroxiredoxin has protein sequence MLAVGTKAPSFSAESTKGMIQLEDELGKRPIVLIFYPKDETPICTKQLCAVRDSKAHYAKYNALVLGVNPGSLEEHHLFANKFMYDFPLVTDRDESIRKQYDVGQTLFGLLGQQRIVYVIGRNGTIVYAKKGNRPTAEILEALELQP, from the coding sequence ATACTGGCTGTAGGTACAAAAGCCCCGTCCTTTTCGGCGGAAAGCACGAAGGGCATGATTCAACTCGAAGACGAGTTGGGCAAACGACCAATCGTTCTCATTTTTTATCCTAAGGACGAGACGCCCATCTGTACGAAGCAGCTATGTGCTGTCCGCGACTCCAAGGCTCACTACGCCAAGTACAACGCGTTGGTGCTTGGGGTAAACCCCGGGTCGCTGGAGGAGCATCACCTGTTTGCCAACAAATTCATGTACGACTTTCCGCTCGTCACGGATCGGGATGAAAGCATTCGGAAGCAGTACGATGTTGGGCAAACCCTATTCGGACTTCTCGGTCAACAGCGCATCGTTTATGTCATCGGCCGGAATGGAACGATCGTATACGCCAAGAAAGGCAATCGTCCTACCGCTGAAATTTTGGAAGCGCTGGAGCTGCAGCCATAG
- the pfkA gene encoding 6-phosphofructokinase codes for MSVKKIAVLTSGGDSQGMNAAVRAVVRSGLFHGLEVFAVQRGYAGLINDDIREMDLRSVGDIIQRGGTILQTARCKEFLTPEGQQLGADNLRKRGIDGLVVIGGDGSYQGANKLSKLGIKTMGLPGTIDNDIPYTDFTIGFDTAVSIVVDAINKIRDTMSSHERSSVVEVMGRHCGDIALYSGLASGAETILVPEVPYNLDEIANRMSENFKMGKRHSIIIVAEGVGKGEDIAAEITKRNGIEPRVTVLGHIQRGGTPTHNDRILAGNLGDFAVRKLLEGVSGKACGIFKGELAVTDIDLVVNSKKEFNMELYELAKRLSQ; via the coding sequence ATGTCGGTTAAAAAAATTGCAGTACTTACAAGCGGTGGCGATTCGCAAGGGATGAACGCAGCCGTCCGGGCTGTGGTGCGCAGCGGCTTGTTTCACGGTCTGGAGGTATTCGCCGTTCAACGCGGTTACGCTGGGCTCATAAACGATGATATTCGTGAAATGGATCTGCGAAGCGTGGGTGACATCATTCAACGCGGCGGCACGATTCTGCAGACGGCCCGTTGTAAGGAGTTTTTGACCCCGGAAGGGCAGCAGCTCGGAGCGGATAACCTGCGCAAGCGGGGGATAGACGGCCTGGTAGTCATCGGTGGAGACGGCTCCTATCAGGGGGCTAACAAGCTGAGCAAGCTTGGGATCAAAACGATGGGCTTGCCGGGCACGATCGATAACGACATTCCTTACACAGATTTTACGATCGGCTTTGATACGGCCGTCAGTATTGTAGTGGACGCCATCAACAAAATTCGCGACACGATGAGCTCGCATGAACGCTCCTCCGTCGTTGAGGTGATGGGTCGTCATTGCGGAGACATTGCATTGTATTCGGGTCTTGCCAGCGGTGCCGAGACGATACTGGTACCGGAGGTTCCGTATAATCTTGATGAGATCGCAAACCGGATGTCCGAGAATTTCAAAATGGGCAAACGTCACAGTATCATCATCGTAGCTGAAGGTGTCGGCAAAGGAGAAGATATTGCTGCGGAAATTACGAAGCGCAACGGCATTGAGCCGCGCGTGACGGTACTTGGGCATATTCAGCGAGGCGGAACGCCGACGCATAACGACCGGATTTTGGCGGGCAACCTTGGCGATTTCGCGGTGCGCAAGCTTCTGGAGGGAGTCTCTGGCAAAGCGTGCGGCATTTTCAAGGGTGAGCTGGCCGTAACGGATATTGATCTGGTGGTGAATTCCAAGAAGGAATTCAACATGGAGCTCTACGAGCTAGCGAAACGTCTTTCACAGTAA
- a CDS encoding tetraprenyl-beta-curcumene synthase family protein has product MLRVYRYVLPGVREQLGHWRSKAEEIPDPELRKQALASLRSKQFHCEGGAVYAAANLSMRHMLIPLIVAYQTISDYLDNLCDRSTSLDPNDFRRLHQSMLDAVDPAEPLHDYYEFREERDDGGYLNELVKTCQASIRLLPSYAPAASSVRELVGLYCDLQVYKHMAKPLREEALLSWWELHRERYPSIGWNEFAAATGSTLGVFMLFLAASEPRLCPGTVRNIRDAYFPYICGLHILLDYLIDQEEDVVGGDLNFCSYYDNMDRAVERIALIVTEAKHKSVRLEHGPFHRMIIEGLLALYLSDPKVSKQRQVKQVSRQLMKDSPLMRMFFLINSIWIRKTS; this is encoded by the coding sequence ATGCTCCGCGTCTATCGCTACGTTCTTCCCGGTGTCAGGGAGCAGCTTGGTCATTGGCGTTCCAAGGCCGAAGAGATCCCGGATCCGGAGCTGCGTAAGCAGGCGCTAGCCAGCTTACGCTCAAAGCAATTTCACTGTGAAGGCGGGGCCGTGTATGCCGCGGCGAATTTGTCTATGCGGCACATGCTCATTCCATTGATTGTTGCCTATCAAACGATCAGCGATTATTTGGATAATTTGTGTGATCGGAGCACTTCGCTCGATCCTAACGATTTTCGGCGGCTGCACCAGTCGATGCTTGATGCGGTAGATCCGGCGGAGCCGCTGCACGATTATTACGAATTTCGCGAGGAGCGGGACGACGGAGGCTACTTGAACGAGCTTGTCAAAACATGCCAAGCTAGCATTCGATTGCTTCCGTCCTATGCGCCGGCAGCCTCTTCCGTTCGGGAGCTCGTCGGTTTGTATTGCGATCTTCAAGTGTATAAACATATGGCCAAGCCTTTGCGCGAGGAAGCGCTGCTGTCTTGGTGGGAGCTGCACCGGGAACGTTATCCCTCCATCGGATGGAATGAATTCGCCGCTGCGACGGGATCTACCTTGGGCGTATTTATGCTGTTCCTGGCGGCGTCTGAACCCCGTCTTTGTCCGGGAACCGTACGGAATATCCGTGACGCATACTTTCCGTATATTTGCGGATTGCATATTTTACTCGACTATTTGATTGACCAGGAAGAAGACGTAGTGGGCGGCGACCTTAATTTTTGCAGCTATTACGACAATATGGACAGAGCCGTTGAGCGGATTGCGCTCATCGTAACGGAGGCCAAGCATAAATCGGTACGGCTGGAACATGGGCCCTTTCACCGGATGATCATCGAGGGTCTTCTTGCGCTTTACCTGTCCGATCCGAAGGTCAGCAAGCAGCGGCAGGTCAAACAAGTGTCCAGGCAATTGATGAAGGACAGCCCGCTAATGCGGATGTTTTTCCTCATTAATAGCATCTGGATTCGCAAAACTTCGTAA